From one Leptospira noumeaensis genomic stretch:
- a CDS encoding RHS repeat-associated core domain-containing protein, which yields MRKYFFLVFLLIILTITTVSFMGGQRLPLAMPEVSVDQNGNANFSIPLEVPDGTGGLTPSLSLSYSSGGGNGLLGRGFGLSGQSFIKRDLSYGINYNSNDSYYSSDYGQLVDSNGNKSVYYTKEESFVSFFPQGDSGKGPTEFIAYDKEGNQFTYGGSGAQLLHPNGAVRTWALRETREPHGETIRYEWEIRKGELYLSKIIYAGGVRNINFEYTDRIDVETDYSEKAQTTRDWLLKRIRFYSENSHVHSYEFFYANDIKTKVSLLTKLEFEKDNFFSLATHLPLEFSYTPSHEGVISKLNAGSSLLSGGYDAQGDIIDRAFLMDRNLLYNVLAAFLGKPSIRADAKQELNNYAAQFRPIKSFGIVSGNGTVEGFNANAELVQANQYYSEVELLGRYPIGNKYRQACDIGVIACICTAFPGCPDFAFAACGQYFVFNAEGCNDGVVSPGKILIPTDIDGDGIAESSRLLGRMDNNQVYLRTDDLKNGKNFESPRFPIKYNTYFSLADMDGDGTTDFLYEYNSKLYIAFSNGSGLGNPIGYSNINLNPSSQNYRLTQNYHRVDYTVDINRDGRTDFIHLSSDKMSIYISQGKSFLPEKVIWYGGNRSLVQETLDTNPFVAHRMNQFVDVDGDGIPEHLQIVNVNPPPEQSILLAVKERHKQEQAAAEAEVGYFKEQMLFLINGGWGDFFHVRYIESSIIADWRWLYWELLSRPGTATETEKSQLIEAIDRQFFEVKYKDLVQRQANEIDIEISRMRNVNLAASHYQLITTKINLANNSLSQTAIDLPKSIVGYMGKNWLVDINRDGMPDLVTLTNLNSHFNPYDYGVENPAALSSTISVVFNKGGYFDTSEIVSSGMPTTIKPDRFAERDDPNLNAAASFDFVDVDEDGQYDFVVKEFNNLYYHIYSGNGKGSFLRTSEFSIESAEIADSRFEDRNEDGIPDFYYQYGKSLVTKQISAVTPNATGGMLSKVTNNVNGAEASVQYVWKNSVPGAVQKGTGSYATSLPNGSPKLLVASVTSRAGAGLAEYKSEYGYTNSRYKPGDLETSLNLGFETFTERNYANGELKGSTVSTYIHSGASAGLLAKTESFTANNSLVERTAYGYSLYHPHIGTRLRISNLTTKETYDNGQLKDQITSSVTYDPAYAYSPSVSEAVHNGRTTRMEMSYQNNSAMKILAMPTESKKTVNGSLVEHKKWAYNGADMASESKLVSSGQWYSVYYSYDAIGNVASSTDSLGRTLSYEYGDITRSKPTVARNALGQTTKKTYDAKLDMETRLEDPNGNVVTFEYDEYGRKTASYLDGEKQESIEYSFDGSYFTTKQTTHSDEGEVWTKETTDLQGKVVKKESLVVDGIVSTVETKYDSLGREIQKSNSYFTGESPRWSYTYYYTQAEDTGERPKETIAATGEISRMVYGLRTTSVTTTNQSDVIRTETQNQDSWGRLVTKTSQGETLEYQYDNADRMVQISDPGNGITEINYDIGGRKTRYSDSNSGTITYTYNVAGDLLIQTDARGIVVRKEVDGMGRVTKVMPGNDIPTIYEYDSGNSIASTHVIGKLTKVTDSSGVTELAYDRKGNVIGEKRTIDDLQVLFQRSYDAFGRVKTITYPEGTLVRNHYTGTGQLAFLTMDSHDGNSLNHTVVSYEGPKIADDKYYIERKTGNGIVTKIGYDPLRMRPQSLVTYLKDSSVEQSIKYDYDKRGNISAITDLMNESRSQSFEYDHLNRVKKALGKYGEENYNYHRNGNLLNKGAFTYSYDNGNHIHAVTRVNSPNTGIVGYTYDAMGNMTTRNGDTLVYNAQNKLQRIETNGGDRFEYTYDHSGMRIKKSLQNSNTTTYSFGNYYEIHRSPGAQEKHTLYVVGAEGDMVAQYSRGDAILLNQMASNDWLVNPFCKDVNIDCDTYWKNRVGFALVSFLEDTNLYVDGKIREGHRVLPWVVILGLLFWVVYKTKDQIDEVNPENQTIDLFGISILPDLTNSFQKQIPRYGTALFVVLFTFTTTAGCFPLLLGGAEGESGTPIWMLGLGTGIPSDTQSVGDEPGQGGSGGGGGSSTGNARVSGMYFFHPDHLGSITMITDGNGNVLAGGERGGKSHITYKPYGEILRTDSYGPDITKFKYTGQEEDQESGLYYYKARYYDAALGRFASNDGMAMPSSIQGLNRMMYVEGNPISFRDNTGNFSSKNFLQDLAKFVIAEVASKSDNPVLKFMAEVAGQKALYKIRKHRGSAFMRSDFGKIYNTLNPINIVGALYAITNYVAGKVLQRDTKFKKVNGGYVVQGGPLAYSGITIGQFAVTGGTDEESLRHETAHLQQYREWGVHKYMGNLGSSPLRNLLNYPELESENDADKRAGTFGYGAGTKKSNYMIALNILNSMRGISPDKYNERLIQIFMIQQIGYIP from the coding sequence ATGAGGAAGTATTTCTTTTTAGTTTTTCTTTTAATTATTCTTACGATCACAACTGTCTCTTTTATGGGTGGACAAAGGCTTCCTTTGGCGATGCCGGAAGTCTCAGTTGACCAAAATGGAAATGCAAATTTTTCGATTCCTTTGGAAGTTCCTGATGGAACGGGAGGATTGACGCCTTCATTAAGTTTGTCCTATTCATCTGGTGGCGGCAATGGACTACTCGGAAGAGGGTTTGGCCTTTCCGGGCAAAGTTTTATCAAAAGGGATCTATCTTACGGTATTAATTATAATTCAAACGATAGCTATTATTCTTCCGATTATGGACAGTTGGTTGATTCCAATGGGAATAAATCAGTATATTATACAAAAGAAGAGAGTTTCGTTAGTTTTTTCCCTCAAGGAGACTCTGGTAAAGGCCCTACAGAATTTATTGCTTATGATAAAGAAGGAAATCAATTCACTTATGGTGGGAGTGGTGCTCAGTTATTGCACCCCAATGGTGCTGTTCGGACTTGGGCTTTACGTGAAACTCGTGAACCTCACGGGGAAACGATAAGATACGAATGGGAGATTAGGAAAGGCGAACTTTATCTTTCTAAAATTATCTACGCAGGTGGCGTTCGAAATATCAACTTTGAGTATACGGATCGAATCGATGTAGAAACCGATTATTCCGAAAAGGCTCAGACCACAAGGGATTGGCTTTTGAAGCGCATTCGGTTTTATTCAGAAAATTCACATGTTCATAGTTATGAATTTTTTTATGCGAATGATATAAAAACTAAGGTTAGCTTGCTAACAAAGCTGGAGTTCGAAAAAGATAACTTTTTCTCATTGGCTACGCACTTGCCATTAGAGTTTTCCTATACCCCTAGCCATGAGGGGGTGATATCTAAACTGAATGCAGGAAGTAGTTTGTTGTCCGGTGGTTACGATGCGCAAGGTGATATCATTGATCGTGCTTTTCTTATGGATAGAAATTTACTTTATAACGTACTTGCAGCTTTTCTAGGTAAACCAAGTATACGAGCAGACGCGAAGCAGGAACTAAACAATTATGCTGCCCAATTTAGGCCTATAAAAAGTTTCGGAATCGTTAGTGGGAATGGGACTGTTGAAGGTTTCAATGCTAATGCAGAACTGGTTCAAGCCAATCAATATTATTCTGAGGTTGAACTCCTTGGCAGGTATCCTATTGGTAATAAATATAGACAAGCTTGTGATATAGGGGTGATAGCCTGTATATGTACTGCTTTCCCTGGCTGTCCTGACTTTGCCTTTGCGGCTTGTGGTCAATATTTTGTCTTTAATGCTGAAGGATGTAACGATGGGGTTGTGTCTCCGGGTAAAATTTTAATACCGACTGACATTGACGGCGATGGGATCGCGGAATCTTCTCGTTTATTGGGCCGGATGGATAATAACCAAGTATATCTGCGAACGGATGACTTAAAAAATGGGAAAAACTTTGAGTCTCCTCGTTTTCCAATCAAATATAATACATACTTTTCGTTAGCTGATATGGACGGTGATGGAACTACTGATTTCCTATATGAATACAATAGTAAGTTATATATTGCCTTTTCCAATGGTAGCGGACTTGGAAATCCAATTGGTTATTCGAATATCAACCTAAACCCTTCTTCTCAGAATTACCGTTTAACACAAAATTACCACCGTGTAGATTATACTGTCGATATCAACCGAGATGGACGTACTGATTTTATCCATTTATCCAGTGACAAGATGTCAATTTATATCTCGCAAGGTAAGAGTTTTTTACCAGAGAAAGTCATTTGGTATGGTGGGAATAGGAGTTTGGTTCAAGAAACCTTGGATACAAACCCCTTTGTCGCACATAGAATGAATCAATTTGTTGATGTCGATGGAGATGGAATTCCTGAACATTTGCAAATAGTCAATGTAAACCCTCCTCCTGAACAAAGTATTTTACTTGCAGTCAAAGAGCGTCATAAACAAGAACAAGCTGCCGCTGAAGCAGAGGTTGGCTATTTTAAGGAACAAATGTTGTTTCTTATCAATGGAGGATGGGGAGATTTTTTTCATGTGCGTTATATTGAAAGTTCTATCATTGCGGATTGGCGATGGCTGTATTGGGAACTTCTTAGTCGACCGGGAACAGCCACAGAGACTGAAAAATCGCAACTCATTGAAGCAATTGATAGACAGTTTTTTGAAGTGAAGTACAAGGATCTTGTCCAAAGGCAAGCAAACGAAATTGATATTGAGATTAGTAGGATGAGAAATGTCAACTTAGCCGCCTCTCATTATCAGTTAATCACCACAAAAATTAATTTAGCAAACAATAGTCTTTCGCAAACTGCGATCGATTTACCCAAGTCCATTGTTGGTTATATGGGGAAAAATTGGCTTGTTGATATCAATCGAGATGGAATGCCCGATTTAGTGACACTAACCAATCTAAATAGTCACTTTAATCCTTATGACTATGGGGTGGAGAATCCAGCCGCCTTATCTTCTACGATCAGTGTTGTTTTCAATAAAGGGGGGTATTTTGATACAAGTGAAATTGTATCTTCCGGCATGCCTACAACTATCAAACCAGACAGATTTGCAGAAAGGGATGATCCAAATCTAAATGCGGCCGCTAGTTTTGATTTTGTAGATGTAGATGAGGATGGACAATATGATTTTGTTGTTAAGGAGTTTAATAATTTATACTATCATATTTATTCAGGAAACGGCAAAGGAAGTTTTTTACGAACGAGTGAATTTTCCATTGAATCCGCTGAAATTGCCGACAGCCGGTTTGAAGACCGCAATGAAGACGGAATCCCTGATTTTTATTACCAATATGGCAAGAGCTTAGTTACAAAACAAATATCGGCAGTTACTCCAAATGCTACTGGAGGAATGCTTAGTAAGGTTACGAACAACGTCAATGGTGCTGAGGCATCGGTTCAGTATGTTTGGAAAAATAGCGTGCCAGGGGCAGTGCAGAAGGGAACAGGAAGTTACGCTACATCTCTTCCCAATGGCTCGCCTAAACTGCTTGTGGCATCAGTGACTTCCCGAGCCGGTGCTGGTTTAGCAGAATACAAATCAGAATACGGTTATACAAACTCGCGATATAAACCAGGTGATTTGGAAACAAGTTTGAACTTAGGTTTTGAAACATTTACAGAAAGAAATTATGCGAATGGAGAACTAAAGGGAAGCACGGTTTCCACTTATATCCATTCAGGTGCTAGTGCAGGGCTTCTCGCAAAAACTGAAAGTTTTACCGCTAACAACTCTTTAGTCGAGAGGACAGCATATGGTTATTCACTTTATCATCCACATATTGGGACAAGGTTACGAATTTCAAACTTGACCACAAAAGAAACGTACGATAACGGACAGCTCAAAGACCAAATCACAAGTTCTGTGACTTACGATCCAGCCTATGCCTACTCACCAAGTGTTTCTGAAGCAGTTCACAACGGGCGAACCACACGGATGGAAATGAGTTACCAAAATAATTCAGCCATGAAGATACTCGCTATGCCGACAGAATCTAAAAAAACAGTGAACGGTAGTTTGGTGGAACATAAAAAATGGGCTTACAACGGTGCTGATATGGCTTCGGAAAGTAAACTAGTGAGTTCAGGGCAGTGGTATTCCGTTTATTATTCTTATGATGCCATTGGGAATGTGGCAAGTTCAACGGATTCTCTCGGTAGGACTTTGTCCTATGAATATGGGGACATCACCCGCAGTAAACCTACAGTGGCAAGGAATGCACTGGGGCAAACTACCAAAAAAACTTACGATGCAAAACTGGATATGGAAACCCGCCTGGAAGATCCTAACGGGAATGTGGTCACTTTCGAATACGATGAGTATGGAAGAAAGACTGCTAGTTACTTGGACGGGGAAAAACAAGAATCCATTGAGTATTCTTTTGATGGATCTTATTTTACCACAAAACAAACAACACATTCCGATGAGGGCGAGGTTTGGACAAAGGAAACAACTGATTTACAGGGAAAGGTTGTTAAAAAAGAATCTCTCGTTGTGGATGGAATTGTTTCTACGGTTGAAACGAAGTATGATTCTCTTGGCCGGGAGATCCAGAAATCTAATTCTTATTTTACTGGCGAGTCTCCTCGATGGTCTTATACTTATTATTATACCCAAGCGGAAGACACAGGGGAACGACCGAAGGAAACCATAGCGGCTACCGGAGAAATTTCTCGAATGGTGTATGGACTTCGCACTACGTCTGTCACAACTACAAATCAATCGGACGTGATTCGCACAGAAACACAAAATCAGGACAGTTGGGGTAGGCTTGTTACCAAAACAAGCCAAGGGGAAACATTAGAATACCAATATGACAATGCCGATCGTATGGTTCAAATCTCTGATCCAGGGAATGGGATTACAGAAATTAATTATGATATTGGTGGGAGAAAAACTAGGTATAGCGATTCCAATTCAGGAACCATTACCTACACCTACAATGTAGCGGGTGATTTGCTAATCCAGACTGATGCACGAGGGATTGTTGTACGTAAGGAAGTGGATGGAATGGGAAGGGTCACGAAGGTGATGCCGGGAAATGACATTCCAACAATCTATGAATATGATTCTGGAAATTCTATCGCAAGCACCCATGTGATAGGAAAGTTAACGAAAGTGACAGATAGTTCTGGGGTTACTGAACTTGCATATGATAGAAAAGGGAATGTAATTGGTGAAAAACGCACCATTGACGATTTGCAGGTGCTTTTCCAAAGATCTTACGATGCGTTTGGTCGTGTGAAAACCATTACCTATCCGGAAGGGACACTGGTTCGTAACCACTACACAGGAACCGGACAACTTGCCTTTTTGACAATGGACTCTCATGATGGGAATAGCCTTAACCATACAGTGGTGAGTTATGAAGGCCCAAAGATCGCTGATGATAAATATTATATAGAACGAAAAACAGGGAATGGGATTGTTACAAAGATTGGCTACGACCCACTTCGCATGCGACCACAAAGCCTTGTGACTTACCTAAAAGACAGCTCTGTCGAACAAAGTATCAAGTATGATTATGACAAACGTGGAAACATATCTGCAATTACGGATCTCATGAATGAATCAAGATCCCAAAGTTTTGAATATGACCACTTGAACCGAGTGAAGAAAGCGCTTGGTAAGTATGGAGAAGAGAACTACAATTATCATAGGAATGGAAACTTACTCAATAAGGGAGCATTTACTTATTCCTATGACAATGGAAACCATATCCATGCAGTGACAAGAGTGAATAGTCCGAATACAGGGATTGTTGGTTATACCTACGATGCGATGGGGAATATGACCACACGCAATGGGGATACACTTGTCTATAATGCACAAAACAAACTGCAACGAATTGAAACAAATGGTGGGGACAGGTTCGAATACACTTATGACCATTCGGGGATGAGGATTAAAAAGTCCTTACAGAATTCGAATACAACAACTTATAGCTTTGGTAACTATTACGAGATCCATCGCTCACCAGGAGCACAAGAGAAACATACGTTGTATGTGGTAGGAGCGGAAGGAGATATGGTGGCTCAGTATAGCCGAGGGGATGCGATTTTACTGAACCAGATGGCATCGAACGATTGGTTAGTAAATCCCTTTTGCAAGGATGTAAACATCGATTGTGATACTTACTGGAAGAACCGAGTTGGTTTTGCATTAGTTAGCTTTTTAGAAGATACGAATTTGTATGTGGATGGAAAGATTAGAGAAGGTCACAGAGTCTTACCTTGGGTGGTAATTCTTGGACTTTTGTTCTGGGTGGTATACAAAACAAAAGACCAAATAGATGAGGTTAACCCAGAAAACCAAACCATTGACTTATTTGGAATCTCTATCTTACCTGATTTAACCAATAGTTTCCAAAAACAAATTCCTCGTTATGGAACAGCCTTGTTTGTCGTTCTATTTACTTTTACCACAACAGCAGGATGTTTTCCCTTGTTACTGGGTGGTGCGGAGGGTGAATCGGGGACCCCAATTTGGATGTTAGGCCTAGGGACTGGTATACCAAGTGATACTCAGTCTGTTGGAGACGAACCAGGTCAAGGTGGAAGCGGTGGTGGAGGAGGTTCCTCCACAGGAAATGCGAGAGTATCTGGAATGTATTTTTTCCATCCCGATCATTTAGGAAGTATTACCATGATTACCGATGGGAATGGCAACGTTCTAGCAGGTGGAGAAAGGGGTGGTAAGAGCCATATCACTTACAAACCTTATGGAGAAATATTAAGGACAGACTCGTATGGCCCAGACATTACTAAATTCAAATATACGGGACAAGAAGAAGACCAGGAAAGTGGATTGTATTACTACAAGGCGCGGTATTATGATGCTGCTTTGGGTAGATTTGCAAGTAATGATGGTATGGCCATGCCTAGTAGCATTCAAGGCTTAAATAGAATGATGTATGTGGAAGGGAATCCGATTTCTTTTAGAGATAATACTGGTAACTTTAGCTCGAAGAATTTTTTACAGGATTTGGCAAAGTTTGTGATAGCGGAAGTTGCTTCTAAGTCAGATAATCCAGTGCTTAAATTTATGGCAGAAGTTGCAGGGCAGAAAGCACTCTATAAAATTAGAAAACACCGAGGTAGTGCGTTTATGAGAAGTGATTTTGGTAAGATATACAATACATTAAATCCTATAAATATTGTTGGTGCATTATATGCGATTACAAATTATGTAGCAGGCAAAGTATTGCAGCGTGATACTAAATTCAAGAAAGTAAATGGTGGATATGTGGTACAAGGTGGACCGCTTGCCTATTCTGGTATAACAATAGGACAATTTGCTGTGACTGGTGGAACAGATGAAGAATCATTGCGTCACGAAACAGCACATTTGCAGCAATATAGAGAATGGGGTGTTCACAAATATATGGGTAATTTGGGATCTTCTCCATTGAGAAATTTACTGAATTATCCTGAGTTAGAATCGGAGAATGATGCGGATAAACGAGCTGGGACTTTTGGATATGGTGCCGGTACAAAAAAAAGCAATTACATGATAGCCCTAAACATTCTTAATTCTATGCGAGGTATAAGCCCTGATAAATATAACGAAAGATTAATTCAAATTTTCATGATTCAGCAAATAGGATATATCCCTTGA